A window of the Egibacter rhizosphaerae genome harbors these coding sequences:
- the mntA gene encoding type VII toxin-antitoxin system MntA family adenylyltransferase antitoxin: protein MSEVVARLTAGAASAFAGEPVAFAYLFGSQATGRARARSDVDVAVMLTGVVSPTEFLQRSLRLAGELEAVAGVGPVEALVVLNEAPLPLAGRIRRERIVLYSADEPARVRYESQIARLFHDFQVHADPRDRARLRAIAAEDW from the coding sequence ATGAGCGAGGTCGTCGCAAGGCTCACTGCCGGCGCTGCGTCGGCGTTCGCTGGGGAGCCGGTCGCATTCGCGTACTTGTTCGGCTCTCAGGCGACCGGGCGTGCCCGAGCGCGCAGCGACGTGGACGTGGCGGTGATGCTCACGGGAGTGGTGTCACCGACCGAGTTCCTCCAACGGTCGCTGCGACTGGCCGGCGAGCTCGAGGCGGTAGCTGGGGTGGGTCCGGTCGAGGCGTTGGTGGTCCTGAACGAGGCACCGCTGCCGTTGGCAGGTCGGATCCGACGCGAGCGCATCGTGCTGTACTCCGCCGATGAGCCGGCCCGCGTGCGCTACGAGAGTCAGATCGCCCGGTTGTTCCACGATTTCCAGGTACACGCCGACCCTCGTGACCGCGCGCGTCTCCGAGCGATCGCCGCGGAGGACTGGTAG
- the merB gene encoding organomercurial lyase, producing the protein MGSALDPDATNRLFDAVCGTATPSTEERAAIRAVYASLRDGEPVTVPRLATTVEWDEARAHELLARLPNVERDATGAVIGFGGLTLRPTGHEITIEGATRYAWCAWDTLFLPAAIDREVTVASRCPVTAEPVTLRIAPTGILDRDPPEVVLSFLSPERIDPDDLRASFCGAVHFLVDSSAAEAWCAERDDRLVLELDDAHELGRELIQRRCGRGAR; encoded by the coding sequence ATGGGCAGCGCTCTCGATCCCGACGCGACGAACCGACTATTCGACGCGGTCTGTGGGACCGCTACGCCCTCGACGGAGGAGCGCGCAGCGATTCGCGCGGTCTACGCGAGCCTGCGTGACGGCGAGCCGGTCACCGTGCCGCGGCTGGCGACCACGGTGGAGTGGGACGAGGCCCGCGCACACGAGCTGCTCGCGCGCCTGCCGAACGTCGAGCGCGACGCGACGGGCGCGGTGATCGGGTTCGGCGGGCTCACCCTGCGGCCGACCGGTCACGAGATCACGATCGAGGGGGCGACCCGCTACGCCTGGTGTGCCTGGGACACCCTCTTCCTGCCGGCGGCGATCGATCGCGAGGTCACGGTCGCCTCGCGGTGCCCGGTGACCGCCGAGCCGGTGACGCTGCGCATCGCGCCCACCGGCATCCTCGACCGCGATCCGCCCGAGGTGGTCCTCTCGTTCCTGTCGCCCGAGCGGATCGACCCCGACGATCTGCGCGCGAGCTTCTGCGGCGCGGTGCACTTCCTGGTCGACTCGTCGGCGGCCGAGGCGTGGTGCGCCGAGCGTGACGACCGACTCGTCCTCGAGCTCGACGACGCGCACGAGCTCGGACGGGAGCTGATCCAGCGTCGGTGCGGCCGGGGTGCGCGCTGA
- a CDS encoding FadR/GntR family transcriptional regulator, with protein MSEYDDLLQSLRPLRPTGLADSVTSQLQELILSKGLDPGERLPSERDLAERLGTSRAIITQALRTLSLMGFVEVRPGSGAYVTRNPGTMFTTAMEMLIRSQGGSLSEIADLRFWLEEVGASKAMKSAEAEVASDLESAFARLEANDGNVSEWMAADTIFHATLVRASGNLYLNQVYEAVHSAMVTELYKEWVERDVVPAWLRDDARGQQVELHRPILQAVKDGDAVELQHALRQHHESVHAHLHQRAAR; from the coding sequence GTGAGCGAGTACGACGATCTCCTGCAGTCGCTGCGGCCGTTGCGACCGACCGGCCTCGCTGACAGCGTCACCAGCCAGCTCCAGGAGCTCATCCTCTCGAAGGGTTTGGATCCGGGGGAGCGGCTTCCCTCCGAACGCGACCTCGCCGAGCGGCTCGGCACGAGCCGGGCGATCATCACCCAGGCGCTGCGGACCCTTTCGTTGATGGGGTTCGTCGAGGTTCGTCCCGGATCCGGCGCCTACGTGACCCGGAACCCCGGCACGATGTTCACGACCGCCATGGAGATGCTGATCCGGTCCCAGGGCGGCTCGTTGTCGGAGATCGCGGACTTGCGGTTCTGGCTGGAGGAGGTCGGCGCGTCGAAGGCCATGAAGTCCGCGGAAGCGGAGGTCGCGAGCGACCTCGAATCCGCGTTCGCTCGGCTCGAGGCCAACGACGGCAACGTCAGCGAGTGGATGGCCGCCGACACGATCTTCCACGCGACGCTCGTGCGGGCGTCCGGGAATCTCTACCTCAACCAGGTCTACGAGGCGGTCCACTCGGCGATGGTCACCGAGCTTTACAAGGAGTGGGTCGAGCGGGACGTCGTCCCGGCGTGGCTGCGGGACGACGCGCGCGGACAACAGGTCGAGCTGCACCGTCCGATCCTGCAGGCGGTGAAGGACGGCGACGCCGTGGAGCTGCAGCACGCGTTGCGCCAGCACCACGAGTCCGTGCACGCGCATCTGCACCAGCGGGCCGCGCGGTAG
- a CDS encoding branched-chain amino acid ABC transporter permease: MQLPTMHKGADTAGEQPETGQPRRSLRTGAMAALTAGALLAVIAFGLWSPRQGWISLAATIFMYMAMVQAWNVLSGYAKYLNLGTAAFFGVGVYTSTILAETVPLHHVATPLIGGLVAAAAATVIGFAALSLRGASFVIFTLALSFFVQTLARNVEFTRGGLGMFAPVLPFDGVTTARAWYFIFFGVALVVTVAVFALERTRFGDALRAIGEDEDGAVVLGVRATRIKLAAFAAGAFIAAVIGGLHAYRVGYIEPVGAFELIISVNVVVMGVIGGLGRWQGPLIGAPLVLILAEIMRAGVLRLQLLGTNLPVESYKLMLGVLVVLIALYARDGIAGLFSERRQSRLGV, translated from the coding sequence TTGCAGCTGCCCACGATGCACAAGGGTGCCGATACCGCCGGTGAGCAGCCCGAGACCGGCCAGCCTCGGCGCTCGCTCCGCACGGGCGCGATGGCCGCGTTGACCGCGGGCGCGCTGCTCGCGGTCATCGCCTTTGGCCTGTGGAGCCCCCGGCAGGGCTGGATCAGCCTCGCGGCGACGATCTTCATGTACATGGCGATGGTCCAGGCCTGGAACGTGCTCTCCGGCTACGCGAAGTACCTCAACCTCGGCACCGCCGCGTTCTTCGGCGTGGGCGTCTACACCAGCACGATCCTCGCCGAGACGGTGCCGCTGCACCACGTGGCGACGCCACTGATCGGCGGGCTCGTCGCCGCTGCGGCCGCGACCGTCATCGGGTTCGCGGCGCTGAGCCTGCGCGGCGCGTCGTTCGTGATCTTCACGCTAGCGCTCAGCTTCTTCGTCCAGACCCTGGCCCGCAACGTCGAGTTCACGCGCGGAGGCCTCGGCATGTTCGCCCCGGTGCTCCCGTTCGACGGCGTCACAACCGCGCGGGCGTGGTACTTCATCTTCTTCGGCGTCGCCCTCGTCGTCACCGTCGCGGTGTTCGCCTTGGAGCGAACACGCTTCGGCGATGCGCTGCGGGCGATCGGCGAGGACGAGGACGGCGCGGTGGTCCTGGGCGTCCGCGCGACGCGGATCAAGCTCGCGGCGTTCGCGGCCGGGGCGTTCATCGCCGCGGTGATCGGAGGGCTACACGCCTACCGCGTCGGCTACATCGAGCCGGTCGGCGCGTTCGAGCTGATCATCTCCGTCAACGTCGTCGTCATGGGGGTGATCGGAGGGCTCGGACGCTGGCAGGGACCGCTGATCGGCGCGCCGCTAGTCCTCATCCTCGCCGAGATCATGCGCGCAGGCGTGCTGCGTCTGCAGCTGCTCGGGACGAACCTTCCGGTCGAGAGCTACAAGCTCATGCTCGGGGTCCTGGTCGTGCTGATCGCCCTGTATGCGCGGGACGGCATCGCCGGGCTTTTCAGCGAGCGGCGGCAGAGCCGGCTGGGCGTGTAG
- a CDS encoding branched-chain amino acid ABC transporter permease, which yields MLELVAQVVISGVLLGAVYTLMAVGLSIALGVMRIINVAHTTFIILGTYVGWQVWRIWEVNPMLTLLVLAPLFFGLGYAIARWIVQPLARMDPTMTVVALFGVLLVIETVIAIVWTADTRAVTVGYAGMQIDLGVASVSTRRVVAGAVCLVVVAGLHVFFQHTIAGRSIRAMSENRDAARVLGMNVTALGATAFGLATATAAFSGAALSTLLAFEPQTHYVWLAWAFLVVVVGGFGSVLNTLVAGMALGLVETVLNLFLGFEWAYLAIYALLGIALLLTGEGLLGKATATRRI from the coding sequence ATGTTGGAGCTCGTCGCCCAGGTCGTGATCAGCGGTGTCCTCCTCGGCGCCGTCTACACGCTCATGGCCGTGGGCCTGAGTATCGCGCTCGGGGTCATGCGCATCATCAACGTGGCGCACACGACCTTCATCATCCTCGGCACCTACGTGGGGTGGCAGGTGTGGCGGATCTGGGAGGTCAATCCGATGTTGACCCTCCTCGTGCTAGCGCCGCTGTTCTTCGGCCTCGGCTACGCGATCGCGAGGTGGATCGTCCAGCCGCTGGCCCGCATGGACCCGACCATGACGGTGGTCGCCCTGTTCGGCGTCCTGCTCGTGATCGAGACCGTCATCGCGATCGTCTGGACTGCGGACACGCGGGCGGTGACCGTCGGCTACGCGGGTATGCAGATCGACCTGGGAGTCGCCAGCGTGTCGACGCGCCGCGTGGTCGCCGGCGCCGTCTGCCTGGTCGTGGTGGCGGGGCTGCACGTGTTCTTCCAGCACACGATTGCCGGGCGTTCCATCCGGGCGATGAGCGAGAACCGCGACGCCGCCCGGGTGCTCGGGATGAACGTGACCGCGCTCGGCGCCACGGCGTTCGGGCTCGCGACCGCGACCGCGGCCTTCAGCGGCGCGGCGCTGTCCACGCTGCTCGCCTTCGAACCCCAAACCCACTACGTGTGGCTCGCGTGGGCGTTCCTGGTCGTCGTCGTGGGAGGGTTCGGCTCGGTCCTCAACACGCTGGTGGCGGGCATGGCGCTCGGTCTCGTCGAGACCGTGCTCAACCTGTTCCTCGGCTTCGAGTGGGCCTACCTCGCCATCTACGCCCTCCTCGGAATCGCGCTGTTGCTGACCGGCGAGGGTCTGCTCGGAAAGGCCACGGCGACCCGTCGGATCTAG
- a CDS encoding ABC transporter ATP-binding protein, whose translation MNGLALSDVTAGYHAEDLVLNGVSLGVPKGRTTVLIGPNGSGKSTALRVLCGLLSAREGRVELDGEDVNATPPHERVRLGLGVLPQGRSVFPSLTVRQNIELGAWTFRRDRRGRRRRVEELLDRYPVLAERSEVLAGRLSGGQQRLTEIARMMMSDPDYVLIDEPGAGLAPVFVQDVYEEIRALADEGKGVLLVDQNVRKAMTLADYVYVLELGRKRQEGSPERFTEDLTGVVREWLRIE comes from the coding sequence GCTGGGGGTTCCCAAGGGGCGCACCACCGTGCTCATCGGGCCGAACGGCTCCGGCAAGTCGACGGCGCTGCGGGTCCTCTGCGGGTTGCTGTCGGCGCGCGAGGGACGCGTCGAGCTCGACGGCGAGGACGTCAACGCCACCCCGCCGCACGAGCGCGTGCGCCTCGGTCTCGGCGTGTTGCCGCAGGGCCGGTCGGTCTTCCCGTCGCTCACCGTCCGGCAGAACATCGAGCTCGGGGCCTGGACGTTTCGTCGTGACCGGCGGGGTCGCCGACGACGGGTCGAGGAGCTCCTCGATCGCTACCCCGTGCTGGCCGAGCGCAGCGAGGTCCTCGCCGGCCGTCTCAGCGGGGGCCAACAACGCCTCACCGAGATCGCGCGCATGATGATGAGCGATCCTGATTACGTCCTTATCGACGAGCCGGGCGCCGGGCTCGCGCCCGTCTTCGTCCAGGACGTCTACGAGGAGATCCGTGCCCTCGCCGACGAGGGCAAAGGGGTCCTGCTCGTGGACCAGAACGTGCGCAAGGCCATGACGCTCGCGGACTACGTCTACGTCCTCGAGCTGGGACGGAAACGACAGGAGGGGTCCCCGGAGCGGTTCACCGAGGACCTCACTGGCGTCGTCCGCGAATGGCTGCGCATCGAGTAG